Below is a genomic region from Sander vitreus isolate 19-12246 chromosome 15, sanVit1, whole genome shotgun sequence.
GTAGAACAAAAATGATATTCCGATATTCCCTTGTCAGACATTTAACATACACTGCTGACATGCTACTTTTTGACAATGTTTTGAATACTTGTCTCCATCCTTACCATTCCTCCAGCAGCCCAAGCCCCCGTTTAAAACCCCTGCATGATGGCGTTCTTGCAGCAGATTCGCTCCCCTCGCCTCTCCTTCATCCAGACTGTTGTGTCTCTCATCACGGGGGGCGTTGCCCTCATGTCCTCCTACTGGTGCGTGGGTAAACAGAAGGTGCCCAAGCCACTCTGTTCGCCCATCAAGCAGAGCAAATGCATCCCCGTTCCCGGCGTCACCAACTCCTCCACCATCCAGTTCTCCTGGGAGACGGGGGACGACCGCTTCGTCTTCCCCACCTTCCACACTGGCCTGTTCCTCATCTGTGAGGAGAACATCTACACAGACGCGTGGGGTAAGAGAGGAACATAGGTAGAAATATAGAAACATATTCTTGATTTATGTAGGACTGCTTgagaaaacaaaagaggaaaTTAGTGGTGTAGTCTAAGTATTGTAGTggttatactgtactgtatattggccagaatctgccttttggTGGGGGGGGTCTGGGTCTCCTCCCTCAGGGAAATTTTGAGCATAAacaacttcatttcctgtattcggatacacttttatgcaccaatttacggtggtaataccttttatttagcctatgcgaagaagaaaaacacagatgacaattcaaaatatatcaaaaatataatggaaagtatgttgttgcgtgtcattgagCTTTTTTAAGTTGGTATATgtaaatcctggagctttcctagtgggtatactgtgtatCATGTAGACTACACCGCTGGAGGAAATGTGTCTGAAAAGGTAACAATGTGACAGGAAATAAATCCCCTGTCCAGTCAGCtgaaattacaacacaaaccTGCTCTCAAAAGATCATTGATGGGCGGccctcatttacaatgacatcgagtcaaattacaaaaacaaagcacaacaacacagaaaagaaggcACACCATCATAATGATCATCTGAATTTGGAAGACAAATAAttggataaataaataaggataaTTGGATGCATGCCAAAGAAAGTGAAATGATGTAAAGCaattacaagtagaagtttggAGGTTTAAAACTAGATTTCTATATTGTCCAAAAGGCATAAAATGACTTGATTTTAaggaagtgatgtcacagtTGCTCGGGTTCTTTCAaacgggggggaaaaaagcccaGATGTGTCACACTAGTGACCCCGAAAAGGGTTAAGCAGGTAGAGGATATTAATAAATGAGAGAACACAGGATTTGTGCGAAGAAATCTACACTGAAGTGCTGACAGACCTCAGTTATACATGTAGCCATGTTTATGGTAAACAATCAGTATCACTGTAAGGGATTTCATAAGCATGCCCCTGGTCACATATGTGCTGATCAGcagtgatggaatgtaactaagtacattccatatgtaactacatttactcaagtactgtacttaagtacaaaggttgaggtacttgtactttacttgagtcttttctttccatgccactttctactcctacttctactctgcttcatttcagagagaaatagatttttcaacacaaaacacatgtagtttagttgattgacagaatgGTTTTCATCATTTCCAGGTTCTAAAATGTGAgtcatttttctgcatcgagcacttttactttcaatactttaagcctacattgtgtcattttttgagttgattcttagcaaaaacccctttgttctttcacaaatatgtactcattcatgtgtaattacttccaccaactaatcaaagtattctcgtagaatctgacattcagaatcattcagaatacatacgagcgagtcgctcgaatgacggcagtcatgtagcgcctccatctttaaaatacattagcccaTGAGGGACATACCTCGGCATTTCaccctcttacacctattggcaccgtgacgaatgccagggggagattactcgccagggaagtgAAAAagattaaaacgacaacgcgacaagaccaaagttaatattggagtggctagaacagctgcgtgtaaacgatggagatactaggAGCTAATtttgggttcggccaccgtaggaggaagagctagaaagtaatattcagttggttgtcatatacaatgtCAAccctagatgggagaaattcttacataatgtaggtttaagtacattttcctgatgatacttgcataattttacttaagtaacattttcactgcaggacttttacttgtttttaCAGGGTGGTATtagcacttttacttaagtaaaggatctgaatacttcttcccccCACTGCTGATCAGGTTGTGTGTAGTAGAGGATATTATATTCCTGAGGTGAGATCAGGACTGGcacagaaacaggaagtgaaacaaACTAACTGTGGCACTAGTGCGACAGACAATGAAGTAGGTCACAGGAGGAGAGGCGAGCCAAGGCGATGATATGAATTAAGGCCACTGGTGtgttaatttgtattttgtatacagtatgtgtgtttgtctgaccgagtgtgtgtgtgtgggtacgTGCTCGGCCCAAAGAGGATTATTATCAGTGTGTGTTCTGCTTACAGAGATTTAGACTTCAACAGCATGACTCAATTATGGATTAGAAACccagagagaggaaggttaATAGGATTCCCAAACATCAGCTGGGTTTCACAGTCTCATTTGTGGCTGATTTGCAACAGATTGCAAGGATTGAGTTGGAATTTCAGCCAAAAGTTTCAACCGACTTATGAGGTCAAATACCAGTATATAaaatcagtcagtcaatcagcGTTTCGGCATTAATAGGTTAGTTTGGTAATGGTCATTATGTGCCTCTGCTACAAAAGCTATACCTAAATGTCCTTCTTGTTGTATTAATGAAGGTATTTTGTTTCGTAGAATTCCAAATATCGTTGGACCAAAATTTGTGcaactttattgttttggttgaacaaCTGTGAACAAATccagacagttagctagactatctgtccaatctgagttttctgttgcacttcTAAAACTACTACTGAACGTCCACATGATCTGtacagttaacgttactgatGAATTCATGGGTTAGCCCAGAGTTGTTaaccatggtcaaaacaatcatactaaaaataacgtaatcttatgttacccaccaagaagcattagcattagctacttgtcaaccagcaccttTACAGTaggcaccaaagcacttttcctcttcggtccccctacaggttgaaAGCGTAATTGTCCATTACTGTTATCATTACCATTattcttatgtctcattcgaacgagttgatgaaccactgaaacgattttggaaacattattttaaggttcaaaagaatctttggtgttggatcgatcgatattgaaatcaatcaatatcaataaataaggtatCTGTTGCATTactgcaaagtggcatgtaatcgaTGACAAAACGATGCCATGTGgcaactccccccccccccaaaaaaaaatcgtgATATGAACCGAATCGTGGGTTTGGTGTATCGTTACAGCCCTACCAACTTGACATTGGTAGTTTTCTCACTTTGCATTGTTTTCTCTCGAATGCTGCACACGTGTTGTCAAGTGGTTGAAAATGTTAATTTCATTTCCTTTCGCTTTGTCTGTTTGCATCTGTTTTCTTGTGTGTTGAGCTTTCAGGGCCACCATAGCTAAATATGGTATGCTGATTATTGCAGCTGTCATGTAACCCATTGGTAAACAAGCCACAAAGAAGATTAACTGCctgcagaaacaaaaacaggttgcttctatttttttccccatttgctTCTCTTTTAATAGCCTTCCTAGCAGTGCTGGTAAgaacacattttagttttagggtgaaaacaaaatacattcatgTTGAAATTAATAAGTGAAATGAAAGACAAGACGCACTGACAAAGTCTCATTTTGTGCTGCTACTAAGATTGTTGCCGTAGGCCCCATCCTTCCAGATTTATACCAAACAAATCTCATAATCTCATCCCATCCGATTACTGCGGGCCATGTAAACACTTTTACCTCCTTCTGGTTCATTCACACAGTAATTGGATCGCAGTGGGTTCATTTAAATGCACAACAACTATATGCACAGGCTCAGTTCCTCTTGGACATGGAGAAGAAATGGTGACTATACAAATATCACTGTCACAGTGGTTACTTTTGCCACAAGCCAACGCATTCTGAcaaacgggttcgtatgatatcgtacgaaaagttatgcataccaattcgtatgatatcctaggGAATTAGGCAACCCCCTggctggtcacatgacagttaagtttagcggtctttacagttaaatttagccgagaaaaaggttactgtgagccgggtacagagcaccgtgaggtgCTGGTCGTTTCAGAGGCCATTGCAATTGAAtgtgagcgtcatgcggcgacgacagttaagtttaggcacccaaacgactagttaagattagaaaaacagATTGTGCTTTAGATTAAAACACGGTCCCCTTAAAgccatagtgcgtagtttctgtctcccctaaAGGAATTGTATAGCCTGACAATGGAACTCActattggcagggctcaatccgaggggcgggataaacggttgtctttcaaattccctctgcacgcaataggatagaactacaaccaaccagagcaacgctagttgatagattcaacttttgccgtatccggtcggcaaaactcccaacacatcttccttttttaagaatgacttcagtgccgttctttgttcttttctcaaagaaaagctgaactccaagtcttccagagtcgcggctaaagctgattccaaagaccgctgttcgccagcagcagcagccatcgtctttgttttcaagtagcagggaattcacgtggaacagtcgcaactctgccgtcattatattaagccccgcccaccgactctatacacgatgtgattggcctgactagagtttggtttttccagctcgcaagccaacggagagttggtagacgaccctggctgcaaattacatttgctgccgctagggtgcatctagatttctaggctaggaattctaagtaatgacaacaaaactgtcggcgcatccacatgatacaagccttcagtgATTGCACACGAACCATtgtgaatggttcatgagaacagcctgcatAAGCTCCGGTGTTAACTTAACACTTTACATGGCTAATATCACCTTTTCCTGTTGGTATAAAGCTAATTTATTGTGTATGTTTGAGTTCATTtctactgtacatttacatttgttttttgattCCTAGAGGAGAAGTGTCGAGGGTTTTATATTTTGACTCCGGGatcagaaaaaggtaaacagatTCATTACATTCTCTTGCGTTTTTTTTGTGCTTGAccgtaaaaaaaatccaaaccttTGCCAGTGTTTGTGCTCagcctcttctcctccctccacAGCAATGATGTGGCTGTCTCTATCGCTGGAGATCATGTATGTCGGGCTGCTGTTAATCAGCTGCACGCTGCTGTCCGTGCAGTTGTGTATCCGGACCTGTTGCCCCTCCACGCAGCACTGGGGCCAGCTGCTCAACGCTTTCGCTGCTGTCTTCACAGTCCTCGGAGGTACAGCTTGTACTTTGGATACATACAGTAGTTGAATAAGACTTTAATAAAAACAGAGAACGACCAGTGTTACCAGTTTCCTTTCGCTGATAGCTGATGATTTAGGTGATAGCtggaaaagaaaaattaaaaactaatgtgtatatgtatgtgtatgcatgtgtatataggtatacatgtgtatatgggTATGTAAGTaggtatatatgcatgtatgtgtaagtATACATGTATGAATAGGTGAAGAATTAAATTGTTTGTATAAAACTAAAGTTGAAAAGTAGAAAAAGGGGGTAGGGCCAGGAAAAACTTACTACCTACCCTTTTTGAACATGAAAATCCTTATTTGAATCTTTTACAATCATCTTGAAAGATATGTTTGCTGAATATTTAGTTCTTGTGTGGTTTTCTTGCTTGTACTGACATGTAGATGAAACCTTTAAATGATGTAACCAGTTTGGTATATATTCCTCCCTCTGTGTTCCCAGGTCTGCTTGGGATGGTGGGTCACATGATGTTCATGCAGGTGTTTCAGACCACCGCCTCAATGGGACCAGAAGACTTCAAACCTCACAGCTACGGCTACTCCTGGGCGTTCTAGTGAGTTCATTAAAAACACTGTACTGAACACTTAGGGCCCTGTCCTGCACCCGGCCCAGCGCggcacaaagcccgacccaagtgtctttgctagtttaagaccgacgcagttgtcagtttcccgtcc
It encodes:
- the gsg1 gene encoding germ cell-specific gene 1-like protein — translated: MMAFLQQIRSPRLSFIQTVVSLITGGVALMSSYWCVGKQKVPKPLCSPIKQSKCIPVPGVTNSSTIQFSWETGDDRFVFPTFHTGLFLICEENIYTDAWEEKCRGFYILTPGSEKAMMWLSLSLEIMYVGLLLISCTLLSVQLCIRTCCPSTQHWGQLLNAFAAVFTVLGGLLGMVGHMMFMQVFQTTASMGPEDFKPHSYGYSWAFYVAWFAFTVCMSAGVSTLNNYTKKVLMVGPRRGSSLNACSFNFVGLLPPHYTPANPGLTLACPLSPPRISHLSPYYEPPTAASRASGPRLTHSHSLPLPHSNSFPPPPSHPAPASPFHRLSLPFPSTSHTPSVSVHLRLPGHQESHYEPEDYSPL